A portion of the uncultured Bacteroides sp. genome contains these proteins:
- a CDS encoding lipopolysaccharide biosynthesis protein, with protein sequence MQSTKRTLLSGIFYTAIGRYSGIIISLIVTAVLSRMLSPDNFGVVAVAMVIINFFSIFTDMGISPAIVQNNNLSKNDYSKIFSFTLWMGISIAILFFFASWPISIWYNSPMLRTLCQLLSINLFFASANIVPSALFLKNKEFKFIAWRSFVIQIAGGGLAVSVALLGGGLYALIINPILSSVLIFAISIHRYPQQLQATLGLSALRKIFSYSAYQFLFNIINYFSRNLDKLLIGKYMGMSPLGYYEKSYRLMMLPLQNITYVITPVMHPVLSDFQNDLERLSSSYEKIVRFLAFIGLPLSVVLFFTAQEVTLLIFGDQWMPSVPVFRILSLSVGIQIMLSSSGSIFQAAGDTRSLFICGLFSSILNVAGMLVGIFFFGTLEALAACICITFAINFVQCYWQMYHVTFKRRSLIPFVSQLRSPLLISLLLMALLLPVSQIVNGMNIFFTLCVKGLLFLIIFGCYIQFTKEYDIVGKIKGVIKKKS encoded by the coding sequence ATGCAATCCACAAAAAGGACATTGCTATCTGGAATATTTTATACTGCCATAGGAAGATATTCGGGCATCATCATATCATTAATCGTAACTGCAGTATTATCTAGGATGCTTTCTCCTGATAATTTTGGCGTAGTAGCGGTTGCCATGGTTATTATCAATTTTTTCAGTATTTTTACCGATATGGGCATATCTCCTGCTATTGTCCAAAATAACAATCTCTCAAAAAACGATTATTCTAAAATATTTTCTTTCACCCTCTGGATGGGTATAAGTATTGCAATACTTTTCTTTTTTGCTTCTTGGCCTATTTCAATATGGTATAACAGCCCCATGCTACGCACTCTGTGCCAGTTGCTTTCTATAAACCTTTTTTTTGCCTCAGCCAACATAGTACCCAGTGCCCTCTTCTTAAAAAATAAGGAATTCAAATTCATTGCTTGGCGTAGCTTTGTCATACAAATAGCAGGAGGAGGATTGGCTGTAAGTGTAGCCTTACTTGGAGGAGGGTTATATGCCTTGATAATCAATCCTATCCTATCAAGTGTACTGATCTTCGCCATATCAATCCATAGATATCCCCAGCAGCTACAAGCTACGCTAGGATTAAGTGCATTACGCAAAATATTTAGTTATTCAGCCTATCAATTTCTATTCAATATAATCAACTATTTCAGCCGAAACCTCGATAAACTACTTATAGGTAAATATATGGGCATGAGTCCGTTGGGATACTACGAAAAATCCTATCGCCTGATGATGCTTCCTTTGCAAAACATCACATATGTGATCACTCCCGTGATGCACCCCGTGTTGAGCGACTTCCAGAATGACCTCGAGCGACTATCATCATCTTACGAAAAAATTGTCCGCTTCCTCGCCTTCATTGGCCTGCCGCTAAGTGTAGTGCTCTTCTTCACCGCCCAAGAGGTTACCCTTCTCATTTTTGGTGATCAATGGATGCCATCCGTTCCGGTATTTCGTATACTCAGCCTCTCGGTGGGCATACAGATCATGCTATCCTCCTCCGGATCCATCTTTCAGGCCGCCGGAGACACGCGTAGCCTCTTCATTTGCGGGCTCTTCTCATCCATACTCAACGTAGCCGGAATGCTAGTCGGTATTTTTTTCTTCGGCACACTAGAAGCTCTAGCCGCATGCATCTGCATCACCTTTGCCATCAACTTCGTGCAGTGCTACTGGCAGATGTATCATGTCACCTTCAAGCGTCGCAGCCTGATCCCCTTTGTCAGTCAGCTGCGCTCACCACTCTTAATTAGCCTGCTACTTATGGCACTATTGCTACCCGTCAGCCAAATTGTAAACGGAATGAATATATTTTTCACCCTTTGTGTAAAAGGTCTTCTTTTTCTTATTATATTTGGATGTTACATACAGTTCACCAAAGAGTATGACATAGTAGGAAAAATAAAAGGAGTGATAAAAAAGAAATCCTAA
- a CDS encoding glycosyltransferase family 4 protein, producing the protein MKIAYIYPALNTVGGADRVITEKANYLADICEYEIYIITAHQNNAPIYFPLSKKIKHIDLSVNFDEQYKHSFIIRAFIYLKLLRQYKKLLSQKLNELKVDFTITTISRDIDFLHKLKDGSLKIAEAHIAKPFVRNLHLLKTRGLPYRIVAKIWTRKLENSIAHFDALVVLTSHDAEQWKHVKKATIIPNSLPFYPEEGSDCKEKKIISVGRLDEQKGYDLLIDSWSIVNKRHPDWSIDIYGNGILKTALVYKIRERKFEETFRLNEPVINIMNKYLASSIYVMSSRFEGFGMVLAEAMACGVPCVSFNCPYGPADIISDGNDGLLVENSNTTEMAEKICYLIENEDVRREMGNRAKSNISRYKPDIVMKHWTDLFSELKKTVE; encoded by the coding sequence ATGAAAATAGCATATATATATCCAGCCTTAAATACTGTTGGTGGTGCCGATAGAGTAATTACTGAAAAAGCAAATTATCTAGCAGATATTTGTGAATATGAAATTTATATAATCACTGCTCACCAGAACAATGCTCCAATATATTTTCCTCTTTCAAAGAAAATTAAACATATTGATCTTAGTGTAAATTTTGACGAACAGTATAAACACTCATTTATTATCCGCGCATTTATTTATTTAAAACTTCTACGGCAATATAAAAAGTTACTATCCCAAAAACTTAACGAATTAAAAGTGGATTTTACCATAACAACTATCAGTCGTGATATAGACTTTCTTCATAAACTTAAAGATGGAAGTTTAAAAATAGCTGAAGCGCACATAGCGAAACCTTTTGTACGGAACCTACATTTATTAAAAACAAGGGGGTTACCCTATAGAATTGTAGCAAAAATTTGGACACGAAAGTTAGAAAATTCAATTGCTCATTTTGATGCACTTGTAGTCCTAACATCGCATGATGCTGAGCAATGGAAGCATGTAAAAAAGGCCACTATTATACCCAATTCACTACCATTTTATCCTGAAGAAGGTAGTGATTGCAAAGAAAAAAAAATAATTAGTGTAGGCCGACTAGATGAACAGAAGGGATATGACCTCTTAATAGACTCTTGGAGTATCGTAAATAAAAGACATCCAGATTGGAGTATTGACATTTATGGGAATGGGATACTAAAGACTGCTTTGGTCTATAAAATAAGAGAAAGGAAATTTGAAGAGACTTTTAGATTGAACGAACCTGTCATTAATATCATGAATAAATATCTGGCAAGTTCTATTTACGTAATGAGTTCTCGCTTTGAAGGATTCGGAATGGTGCTAGCAGAGGCGATGGCGTGCGGAGTGCCTTGTGTGTCATTTAATTGTCCATACGGCCCTGCAGACATCATCAGTGATGGCAATGACGGATTATTAGTAGAAAATAGCAATACGACCGAAATGGCCGAAAAGATATGTTATCTCATAGAGAACGAAGATGTCAGAAGAGAAATGGGCAACAGAGCCAAAAGCAACATCAGCCGCTATAAACCGGATATCGTCATGAAACATTGGACAGACTTGTTCTCAGAATTGAAAAAAACGGTAGAATAA